The following coding sequences lie in one Euzebyales bacterium genomic window:
- the hisE gene encoding phosphoribosyl-ATP diphosphatase, which yields MSLDALEQVLRARRVEAPAGSYSMTLVTDPERASRKIIEEAYEVCVELLRPSVDRPRVTAEAADLLFHLLAGLVAVDVDLADVLAVLGTRRGPDMLTSTDTPQDPPTNEKQ from the coding sequence AGCAGGTGCTTCGCGCTCGTCGCGTCGAGGCGCCGGCGGGATCGTACTCGATGACCCTCGTCACGGATCCCGAGCGCGCCTCCCGCAAGATCATCGAGGAGGCGTACGAGGTCTGCGTCGAGCTGCTGCGGCCCAGTGTGGATCGGCCCCGCGTGACGGCGGAGGCGGCCGACCTGCTGTTCCACCTGCTGGCTGGGCTGGTCGCGGTCGACGTCGACCTCGCCGACGTTCTCGCCGTGCTCGGGACACGCCGCGGCCCGGACATGCTCACCTCGACCGACACTCCACAGGACCCGCCGACGAACGAGAAGCAGTAG